A single genomic interval of Bos indicus isolate NIAB-ARS_2022 breed Sahiwal x Tharparkar chromosome 5, NIAB-ARS_B.indTharparkar_mat_pri_1.0, whole genome shotgun sequence harbors:
- the NR4A1 gene encoding nuclear receptor subfamily 4immunitygroup A member 1 isoform X1: MPCIQAQYGTPAPSPGPRDHLAGDLLTPELSKPTMDLASPEAAPAVPTALPSFSTFMDGYTGEFDTFLYQLSGTAQPCSSASSSASSTSSSSATSPASASFKFEDFQVYGCYPGTLSGPLDETLSSSGSDYYGSPCSAPSPSTPSFQPPQLSPWDGSFGPFSPSQTYEGLRAWTEQLPKASGPPQPPAFFSFSPPPGPSPSLAPSPLKLFPSQAAHQLGEGESYSMQTAFPGLVPTSPHLDGSGRLDAPVTSAKARSGAPGGSEGRCAVCGDNASCQHYGVRTCEGCKGFFKRTVQKNAKYICLANKDCPVDKRRRNRCQFCRFQKCLAVGMVKEVVRTDSLKGRRGRLPSKPKQPPETSPAHLLTSLVRAHLDSGPSTSKLDYSKFQELALPHFGKEDAGDVQQFYDLLSGSLEVIRKWAEKIPGFAELSPGDQDLLLESAFLELFILRLAYRSKPAEGKLIFCSGLVLHRLQCARGFGDWIDSILAFSRSLHSLVVDIPAFACLSALVLITDRHGLQEPRRVEELQNRIASCLKEHVSAEAGEPQPASCLSRLLGKLPELRTLCTQGLQRIFYLKLEDLVPPPPIVDKIFMDTLPF, encoded by the exons ATGCCCTGTATCCAAGCCCAGTATGGGACACCAGCACCAAGCCCAGGACCCCGTGACCACCTGGCAGGCGACCTCCTGACCCCTGAGCTCAGCAAGCCCACCATGGACCTGGCCAGCCCCGAGGCAGCCCCCGCTGTCCCTACCGCCTTGCCCAGCTTCAGCACCTTCATGGACGGCTACACAGGGGAGTTTGACACCTTCCTCTACCAACTGTCAGGCACAGCCCAGCCgtgctcctctgcctcctcctcggCCTCCTCCACGTCCTCATCGTCAGccacctccccagcctctgcTTCCTTCAAGTTCGAGGACTTCCAGGTGTACGGCTGCTACCCTGGCACGCTGAGTGGCCCTCTGGACGAGACCCTGTCCTCCAGCGGCTCTGACTACTATGGCAGTCCCTGCTCTGCACCGTCACCATCCACGCCCAGCTTCCAGCCTCCTCAGCTCTCTCCCTGGGATGGCTCCTTTGGCCCCTTCTCGCCCAGCCAGACTTACGAAGGCCTGCGGGCATGGACAGAGCAGCTGCCCAAGGCTTCTGGGCCCCCCCAGCCGCCGGCCTTCTTTTCCTTCAGCCCTCCCCCCGGCCCCAGTCCCAGCCTGGCCCCAAGCCCCCTGAAGCTGTTCCCCTCGCAGGCCGCCCACcagctgggggagggagagagctaTTCCATGCAAACAGCGTTCCCAGGCCTGGTGCCCACTTCTCCCCACCTTGATGGCTCAGGGAGGCTGGACGCGCCTGTGACCTCTGCCAAGGCCCGGAGTGGGGCTCCGGGTGGAAGCGAGGGCCGCTGTGCTGTGTGTGGGGACAATGCTTCCTGCCAGCATTATGGGGTCCGCACCTGTGAGGGCTGCAAAGGCTTCTTCAAG CGCACAGTGCAGAAAAATGCCAAGTACATCTGCCTGGCTAACAAGGACTGCCCTGTGGACAAGAGGCGGCGAAACCGCTGCCAGTTCTGCCGCTTCCAGAAGTGCCTGGCCGTGGGCATGGTGAAGGAAG TTGTCCGGACAGACAGCCTGAAAGGACGGCGGGGTCGGCTCCCTTCAAAGCCCAAGCAGCCCCCAGAAACCTCCCCAGCCCACCTACTCACCTCCCTGGTCCGGGCGCACCTGGACTCGGGGCCCAGCACTTCTAAACTGGACTACTCCAAG TTCCAGGAGCTGGCGCTGCCCCACTTCGGGAAAGAGGATGCTGGGGACGTGCAGCAGTTCTACGACCTGCTCTCGGGTTCCCTGGAGGTGATTCGCAAGTGGGCCGAGAAGATCCCCGGCTTTGCTGAACTGTCTCCCGGAGACCAGGACCTGCTGCTGGAGTCCGCCTTTCTGGAGCTCTTTATCCTCCGTCTGGCCTACCG GTCTAAACCAGCCGAGGGGAAGCTCATCTTCTGCTCAGGCCTGGTGCTGCACCGCCTGCAATGTGCCCGTGGCTTCGGGGACTGGATCGACAGCATCTTGGCCTTCTCTCGCTCCCTGCACAGCTTGGTGGTCGACATCCCTGCCTTCGCCTGCCTCTCCGCGCTTGTCCTCATCACAG ACCGACATGGGCTGCAGGAGCCTCGCCGGGTAGAGGAGCTGCAGAACCGCATTGCCAGCTGCCTGAAGGAGCACGTCTCGGCCGAGGCGGGTGAGCCCCAGCCGGCCAGCTGCCTGTCGCGCCTGCTGGGCAAGCTGCCCGAGCTGCGGACCCTGTGCACCCAGGGCTTGCAGCGCATCTTCTACCTCAAGCTGGAGGACTTGGTGCCCCCTCCACCCATCGTCGACAAGATCTTTATGGACACACTGCCCTTCTGA
- the NR4A1 gene encoding nuclear receptor subfamily 4immunitygroup A member 1 isoform X2, with product MPCIQAQYGTPAPSPGPRDHLAGDLLTPELSKPTMDLASPEAAPAVPTALPSFSTFMDGYTGEFDTFLYQLSGTAQPCSSASSSASSTSSSSATSPASASFKFEDFQVYGCYPGTLSGPLDETLSSSGSDYYGSPCSAPSPSTPSFQPPQLSPWDGSFGPFSPSQTYEGLRAWTEQLPKASGPPQPPAFFSFSPPPGPSPSLAPSPLKLFPSQAAHQLGEGESYSMQTAFPGLVPTSPHLDGSGRLDAPVTSAKARSGAPGGSEGRCAVCGDNASCQHYGVRTCEGCKGFFKRTVQKNAKYICLANKDCPVDKRRRNRCQFCRFQKCLAVGMVKEVVRTDSLKGRRGRLPSKPKQPPETSPAHLLTSLVRAHLDSGPSTSKLDYSKFQELALPHFGKEDAGDVQQFYDLLSGSLEVIRKWAEKIPGFAELSPGDQDLLLESAFLELFILRLAYRPTWAAGASPGRGAAEPHCQLPEGARLGRGG from the exons ATGCCCTGTATCCAAGCCCAGTATGGGACACCAGCACCAAGCCCAGGACCCCGTGACCACCTGGCAGGCGACCTCCTGACCCCTGAGCTCAGCAAGCCCACCATGGACCTGGCCAGCCCCGAGGCAGCCCCCGCTGTCCCTACCGCCTTGCCCAGCTTCAGCACCTTCATGGACGGCTACACAGGGGAGTTTGACACCTTCCTCTACCAACTGTCAGGCACAGCCCAGCCgtgctcctctgcctcctcctcggCCTCCTCCACGTCCTCATCGTCAGccacctccccagcctctgcTTCCTTCAAGTTCGAGGACTTCCAGGTGTACGGCTGCTACCCTGGCACGCTGAGTGGCCCTCTGGACGAGACCCTGTCCTCCAGCGGCTCTGACTACTATGGCAGTCCCTGCTCTGCACCGTCACCATCCACGCCCAGCTTCCAGCCTCCTCAGCTCTCTCCCTGGGATGGCTCCTTTGGCCCCTTCTCGCCCAGCCAGACTTACGAAGGCCTGCGGGCATGGACAGAGCAGCTGCCCAAGGCTTCTGGGCCCCCCCAGCCGCCGGCCTTCTTTTCCTTCAGCCCTCCCCCCGGCCCCAGTCCCAGCCTGGCCCCAAGCCCCCTGAAGCTGTTCCCCTCGCAGGCCGCCCACcagctgggggagggagagagctaTTCCATGCAAACAGCGTTCCCAGGCCTGGTGCCCACTTCTCCCCACCTTGATGGCTCAGGGAGGCTGGACGCGCCTGTGACCTCTGCCAAGGCCCGGAGTGGGGCTCCGGGTGGAAGCGAGGGCCGCTGTGCTGTGTGTGGGGACAATGCTTCCTGCCAGCATTATGGGGTCCGCACCTGTGAGGGCTGCAAAGGCTTCTTCAAG CGCACAGTGCAGAAAAATGCCAAGTACATCTGCCTGGCTAACAAGGACTGCCCTGTGGACAAGAGGCGGCGAAACCGCTGCCAGTTCTGCCGCTTCCAGAAGTGCCTGGCCGTGGGCATGGTGAAGGAAG TTGTCCGGACAGACAGCCTGAAAGGACGGCGGGGTCGGCTCCCTTCAAAGCCCAAGCAGCCCCCAGAAACCTCCCCAGCCCACCTACTCACCTCCCTGGTCCGGGCGCACCTGGACTCGGGGCCCAGCACTTCTAAACTGGACTACTCCAAG TTCCAGGAGCTGGCGCTGCCCCACTTCGGGAAAGAGGATGCTGGGGACGTGCAGCAGTTCTACGACCTGCTCTCGGGTTCCCTGGAGGTGATTCGCAAGTGGGCCGAGAAGATCCCCGGCTTTGCTGAACTGTCTCCCGGAGACCAGGACCTGCTGCTGGAGTCCGCCTTTCTGGAGCTCTTTATCCTCCGTCTGGCCTACCG ACCGACATGGGCTGCAGGAGCCTCGCCGGGTAGAGGAGCTGCAGAACCGCATTGCCAGCTGCCTGAAGGAGCACGTCTCGGCCGAGGCGGGTGA